Proteins encoded by one window of Bryobacteraceae bacterium:
- a CDS encoding zinc-binding alcohol dehydrogenase family protein, whose translation MKTVVLEEPGRFQLTDTPAPDAPGPGEVLLGIRSIGICGTDLHAFRGRQPFFQYPRILGHELAAEVLATGPGVAEVRPGDICAVNPYLECGGCGACLRGRTNCCEKLKVIGVHIDGGMREMIVMPASHVYPSAKLTPAQLSLVETLGIGCHAVGRAAPSPGEQTLVIGAGPIGLTVLEFLRVEGAAASVLEISPQRRAFAAKMFPEAALHESAESVLAAPLPTIVFDCTGNKDSMMGAFRFLANGGKLVYVGLFVGDVTFHDPEFHRREVTLLSSRNAVSAEHRRILALMEEGRIEITPWVSDRVAIDAMPARFPAWLDPAAGVVKAVVEF comes from the coding sequence GTGAAAACCGTCGTCCTCGAAGAACCCGGCCGTTTCCAACTCACCGACACTCCCGCCCCCGACGCCCCTGGCCCAGGAGAAGTCCTCCTCGGCATCCGCAGCATCGGCATTTGTGGCACCGACCTCCATGCCTTCCGCGGGCGCCAGCCCTTCTTCCAGTACCCGCGCATTCTCGGCCATGAGCTCGCCGCCGAGGTGCTCGCAACCGGACCAGGCGTCGCCGAAGTCCGCCCGGGCGATATCTGCGCCGTCAATCCTTACCTCGAGTGCGGCGGCTGCGGCGCCTGCCTCCGTGGGCGCACCAACTGTTGCGAGAAGCTCAAGGTAATCGGCGTCCATATCGACGGCGGCATGCGGGAGATGATCGTGATGCCCGCCTCCCACGTCTACCCCAGCGCCAAGCTCACTCCGGCCCAGCTCTCGCTGGTTGAAACGCTCGGCATCGGCTGCCACGCCGTCGGCCGCGCCGCGCCGTCCCCTGGTGAACAGACTCTCGTGATCGGCGCCGGCCCCATCGGTCTTACTGTTCTCGAGTTCCTCCGCGTGGAGGGCGCCGCCGCCTCCGTTCTGGAAATCAGTCCCCAAAGGCGCGCCTTCGCGGCGAAGATGTTTCCCGAGGCGGCCCTCCACGAGTCCGCCGAATCAGTCCTGGCGGCCCCGCTCCCCACCATCGTCTTCGATTGCACCGGCAACAAGGATTCGATGATGGGCGCCTTCCGCTTCCTCGCCAACGGCGGCAAGCTCGTCTACGTCGGCCTGTTCGTCGGCGACGTCACCTTCCACGACCCCGAATTCCACCGCCGCGAAGTCACTCTCCTCTCCAGCCGCAATGCAGTCTCCGCCGAGCACCGCCGTATCCTGGCCCTCATGGAGGAAGGCCGCATCGAGATCACACCTTGGGTCTCCGACCGCGTCGCCATCGACGCCATGCCTGCTCGCTTCCCCGCCTGGCTCGACCCCGCCGCCGGCGTCGTGAAAGCTGTCGTCGAGTTTTAA
- a CDS encoding tetratricopeptide repeat protein has translation MPENDLKPGFWRRELIDPALDEDAARKIAEQKAWIAADPANPRPYYHLAQLYRMQHRRDDALGLLLEAVRLEPAFAEAHAALTEMYAVADDYPAAWRHARAAESSGLPAAAALLERHRIPEPSR, from the coding sequence ATGCCCGAGAACGACCTCAAACCCGGCTTCTGGCGGCGCGAGCTGATCGACCCCGCGCTCGACGAAGACGCCGCCCGCAAGATCGCCGAGCAAAAGGCATGGATCGCCGCAGACCCTGCCAACCCGCGACCTTATTATCACCTCGCTCAGCTCTACCGGATGCAGCACCGTCGCGACGACGCCCTCGGCCTCCTCCTCGAAGCCGTCCGCCTCGAGCCGGCCTTCGCCGAAGCCCACGCCGCGCTGACCGAAATGTACGCCGTCGCCGACGACTATCCGGCTGCCTGGCGTCACGCCCGCGCCGCCGAATCGAGCGGCCTCCCCGCCGCCGCCGCCCTTCTCGAACGCCACCGCATCCCAGAGCCCTCGCGCTAA
- the purQ gene encoding phosphoribosylformylglycinamidine synthase subunit PurQ, translating into MKFGVVVFPGSNCDHDAWYAATANLGQKAEFLWHDNATTGDVDAVVLPGGFSYGDYMRCGAIAKFSPVMAAVKKFAAAGGPVIGICNGFQILVESGMLPGALVRNRGLKFICRSVDVAVATVDSPFTAAYSKGQRLRIPIAHGEGCYYADKRTLDEIEAEDRVAFRYVENPNGSLRDIAGVLSRERNVLGMMPHPERASDALMGSTDGLGVFQSIVRSLANV; encoded by the coding sequence ATGAAATTCGGGGTCGTCGTCTTTCCAGGCAGCAACTGCGATCATGACGCGTGGTACGCTGCAACAGCGAACCTCGGTCAGAAAGCGGAGTTCCTTTGGCATGACAACGCGACGACGGGCGACGTCGACGCGGTGGTGCTGCCAGGCGGCTTCTCCTATGGCGACTACATGCGATGTGGGGCGATCGCGAAGTTCTCGCCCGTGATGGCTGCGGTGAAGAAGTTCGCGGCGGCGGGTGGACCGGTGATCGGCATCTGCAACGGATTCCAGATTCTGGTGGAAAGCGGGATGCTGCCGGGCGCGCTGGTTCGCAACCGCGGGCTGAAGTTCATTTGCCGCAGCGTGGACGTGGCGGTCGCCACGGTCGACTCGCCGTTTACGGCCGCGTACTCGAAAGGCCAGCGGTTGCGCATTCCGATCGCGCATGGCGAAGGCTGCTACTACGCCGACAAACGGACGCTCGATGAGATCGAAGCGGAAGATCGCGTCGCGTTCCGGTATGTGGAGAACCCGAATGGATCGCTGCGGGACATCGCCGGGGTCTTGAGCCGGGAGCGGAATGTGCTGGGGATGATGCCGCACCCGGAGCGGGCTTCGGACGCGCTGATGGGGTCGACCGATGGGTTGGGCGTGTTTCAGTCGATCGTGCGGTCGCTCGCGAACGTCTGA
- a CDS encoding protein kinase has translation MSPAHRRKATELFERLRDLPPDESERLLSSECGSDATLRDVVRELLAANTVSAGAQLGQYRLIRVIGAGGMGIVYEALDERLERSVALKVLNAGSVRDPDALLRFKQEARAASLLNHPNIVSVYDADEDNGRHYLVTELVPGRTLRAVIEERPLATALILEIAIQLAAALEAAHEAGIIHRDIKPENVMIRPDGFIKLLDFGLAKLRHSPTPANDLILTRPGQLAGTLHYLSPEQVLGKPLGPVSDIFSLGVVLYEAATGVRPFDGPTDGAVFDAIANRPAMQPSEHRPGLDPAICSVILRALEKDPELRFQTAADLRASFRRVARDSAFLPAPPRRRFRLWKPVAATFVGALAASALWWGLAPARIGDLPERVERLTGGEEQESWPSAAPDGGFFVYSAVAGGQSDIYLQRRGGTTALNLTADSPSNDLHPAVSPDGGRIAFRSERFGGGIFIMEATGENPRKLTSAGFNPAWSPDGNRVAFSEASFVNPSERGPASALYVLDVATGRQRRVPTGDAVQPSWSPHGWRLAYWGRDAGGGQRDIQTVGTEENPGPPVAATADAALDWNPVWSPDGDALYFLSDRGGAMNVWRVAINERTGRTLGSPEPVTVPAGNVRFLSLPAKGAGFVYAQVQLGGSVGVVDFDPAGQQVTSAPRRILTGQRVTNMSFSPDGKQIVSDAVGDHREDLWIMNRDGTGRRRLTEDPYKDRTPSWSPRGGEIAFFSDRGGKYDTWLIRPDGSGLRRLTDSPYPMQMQVWNRDGSRILAAQLGHGNVWLDPKSPTPLRDLPLIPGLPDGQGVLFSSYPSAGDLLAGERAGNLLIYSLATGKAVQPGVSANCPTWIPGTGEFLFGRGGKAILFDPVRRRERELFSVEPNQLYGFAIPPGGKQIYFSEVVSDADLWYAWLPAPGKTFGIF, from the coding sequence ATGAGCCCCGCGCACCGCAGGAAGGCGACGGAGCTGTTCGAGCGCCTTCGCGATCTCCCACCCGACGAAAGCGAACGGCTCCTATCTTCCGAGTGCGGCTCTGATGCAACTCTGCGAGACGTGGTTCGCGAGCTGCTCGCCGCCAACACGGTATCCGCGGGCGCGCAGCTCGGACAGTACCGCCTGATCCGCGTAATCGGCGCCGGAGGCATGGGGATCGTCTATGAGGCCCTGGATGAGCGCCTGGAACGTTCCGTGGCCCTCAAGGTCCTCAACGCGGGATCGGTGCGGGACCCGGATGCCCTCCTGCGCTTCAAACAGGAAGCACGCGCGGCCTCCCTGCTCAATCACCCCAACATCGTTTCGGTCTACGACGCCGACGAAGACAACGGACGCCATTACCTCGTCACCGAGTTAGTGCCTGGCAGAACGCTCCGGGCCGTCATTGAGGAACGCCCGCTCGCAACCGCGCTCATTCTGGAAATCGCCATCCAGCTTGCCGCGGCCCTCGAAGCGGCTCATGAGGCCGGAATCATCCACCGCGACATCAAGCCCGAAAACGTCATGATTCGCCCGGACGGATTCATCAAGCTTCTCGACTTCGGCCTCGCCAAGCTGCGCCACTCCCCCACGCCTGCCAACGACCTCATTCTGACGCGACCTGGGCAACTGGCTGGAACGCTGCACTACCTGTCCCCTGAACAAGTCCTCGGCAAGCCGCTCGGCCCGGTGAGCGACATCTTTAGCCTCGGCGTGGTGCTCTACGAGGCGGCGACCGGCGTTCGGCCGTTCGACGGCCCCACCGACGGCGCGGTCTTCGACGCGATTGCGAATCGGCCCGCTATGCAACCAAGCGAACACCGGCCGGGGCTGGATCCCGCCATCTGCAGTGTCATCCTGAGGGCGCTCGAGAAAGACCCGGAACTCCGATTTCAAACAGCGGCCGATCTGCGCGCCTCCTTCCGTCGAGTCGCGCGTGACTCCGCATTCCTTCCCGCGCCGCCTCGACGGCGTTTCCGCTTGTGGAAACCAGTGGCGGCGACGTTCGTCGGAGCCTTGGCAGCGTCAGCCCTGTGGTGGGGCCTTGCGCCTGCCAGAATCGGCGACCTCCCGGAGCGTGTCGAGCGCCTCACCGGAGGAGAGGAGCAAGAGTCCTGGCCCAGCGCCGCGCCTGACGGCGGGTTCTTCGTCTATTCGGCTGTGGCCGGCGGTCAGTCGGACATCTACCTCCAGCGCCGGGGAGGAACCACGGCTTTGAATCTCACCGCCGATTCACCATCCAACGATCTCCACCCTGCCGTTTCTCCAGACGGTGGCCGGATCGCCTTCCGGTCCGAACGCTTCGGAGGAGGCATATTCATCATGGAAGCCACCGGGGAGAATCCCCGGAAGTTGACGAGCGCCGGTTTCAATCCGGCCTGGTCTCCCGATGGCAACCGCGTCGCCTTTTCGGAAGCGTCGTTCGTCAATCCCAGCGAGCGCGGACCGGCGAGCGCGCTGTATGTCCTCGACGTCGCCACCGGCCGTCAACGGCGCGTCCCGACGGGCGACGCGGTTCAACCGTCGTGGTCGCCGCATGGCTGGCGGCTTGCCTATTGGGGGCGCGATGCCGGTGGCGGCCAGCGGGATATCCAAACGGTCGGCACGGAGGAAAATCCCGGTCCGCCCGTAGCGGCTACGGCCGATGCCGCGCTCGATTGGAACCCCGTGTGGTCGCCGGACGGAGATGCGCTCTACTTTCTGAGCGATCGCGGCGGCGCGATGAACGTCTGGCGCGTGGCAATCAATGAGCGCACCGGCCGCACCCTAGGATCGCCGGAGCCGGTGACCGTGCCGGCCGGCAACGTACGATTCCTGAGCCTGCCTGCCAAAGGAGCCGGCTTTGTGTACGCCCAAGTGCAGCTGGGAGGCAGCGTGGGGGTGGTCGACTTCGACCCCGCCGGTCAACAAGTGACGAGCGCTCCCCGGCGCATCCTGACAGGCCAGCGGGTGACGAACATGTCGTTCTCACCGGACGGAAAGCAGATTGTGTCCGACGCCGTCGGCGACCATCGTGAGGACCTATGGATCATGAACCGGGATGGGACCGGCCGCCGCCGCCTGACCGAAGATCCGTACAAAGACCGGACTCCGTCGTGGTCGCCGCGCGGCGGCGAGATCGCATTCTTTTCCGATCGCGGCGGCAAGTACGACACCTGGCTGATCCGGCCCGATGGCAGCGGGCTCCGCAGGCTGACGGATTCGCCATACCCCATGCAGATGCAGGTTTGGAATCGCGATGGAAGCCGAATTCTAGCCGCCCAACTTGGGCACGGCAACGTTTGGCTGGATCCAAAGTCGCCAACGCCCCTCCGCGACTTGCCGTTGATTCCCGGGCTGCCAGACGGCCAAGGCGTTCTCTTCTCCAGCTACCCATCCGCGGGCGATCTCCTCGCCGGCGAACGGGCAGGCAACCTGCTCATCTACTCACTCGCGACCGGCAAGGCCGTTCAGCCGGGAGTATCCGCCAACTGCCCCACGTGGATCCCCGGGACCGGTGAGTTCCTATTCGGAAGGGGCGGCAAGGCGATCCTCTTCGATCCCGTTCGGCGCCGTGAGCGCGAGCTCTTTTCCGTGGAGCCGAACCAGCTCTACGGCTTTGCGATTCCGCCGGGCGGGAAACAGATTTACTTCAGCGAAGTCGTGAGCGATGCCGACCTTTGGTACGCATGGCTCCCCGCGCCAGGCAAGACCTTCGGCATCTTTTAG
- a CDS encoding RES domain-containing protein: protein MTFDDVFEAYIAISKKYGLNAAFSCHTDLERHVFFRGRAPAPTELRPLENVFSYPPPQFCRSYGRANLPRQPVLYAAETPETIADELRLSDEAWLHIAVFYTPEPVVMKVMPFLHSGFTAENEWSELRDAFKTFVEEGGDARFGVKPVPLRFTRIEALAMAFRGDDYAETAILAHYWLNNPRPELKADAIVYPSVRRDDACNFAIASGFVDAHLRLFRVFLCRFAGGRFQVESTGEVSVGGSLWWREPNEDDRGHWYAGFAALGDGECDSIEG from the coding sequence ATGACTTTCGACGATGTCTTCGAGGCTTATATCGCGATTTCAAAGAAGTACGGCCTAAACGCGGCTTTCAGTTGCCACACGGATTTGGAGCGGCACGTATTCTTTCGTGGGCGAGCCCCGGCCCCGACCGAACTCAGGCCGCTCGAGAACGTGTTTTCCTATCCGCCGCCCCAATTCTGCCGGAGCTACGGACGAGCGAATCTTCCACGCCAACCGGTTCTGTACGCCGCTGAAACGCCTGAGACCATCGCAGACGAGCTTCGGCTTTCCGACGAGGCATGGCTCCATATCGCCGTCTTCTACACACCCGAGCCGGTTGTCATGAAAGTAATGCCATTTCTTCATTCAGGATTTACGGCGGAGAACGAGTGGAGTGAGTTGCGAGACGCGTTCAAGACATTTGTCGAAGAAGGCGGGGACGCAAGATTCGGAGTGAAGCCGGTGCCGCTACGGTTCACCCGCATCGAAGCTCTTGCGATGGCCTTTCGCGGCGACGACTATGCCGAAACGGCAATCCTCGCGCATTATTGGCTCAACAATCCTCGTCCGGAGTTGAAGGCCGACGCGATTGTGTATCCCAGTGTGCGCAGAGACGACGCGTGCAATTTCGCCATAGCCAGCGGTTTTGTGGACGCTCACCTCCGGCTATTTCGTGTATTCCTGTGCCGATTCGCTGGAGGGCGGTTTCAGGTCGAAAGCACCGGCGAGGTCTCGGTCGGCGGCTCGCTATGGTGGCGCGAACCCAACGAGGACGACCGCGGCCATTGGTATGCTGGTTTCGCAGCACTCGGAGACGGCGAATGCGATTCTATTGAGGGCTGA
- a CDS encoding lytic transglycosylase domain-containing protein, protein MHRIAALVATCAVSVLAGDAVLFKNGARVEVERTEREGSGVWLYAKSGMTTHVELSEILRIDPIVPPGQTPATPAPVVFTPRDQDTATKRLVEKMAARHGVDPDLVHAVVKQESNYHAKAVSSAGAIGLMQLMPGTARDLAADPWVPEENVDAGVRYLRQLLIKYKNSPNQVALALAAYNAGPNAVDRYRGIPPYRETRQYVRKVIRNYDAAPDRTTQPAPASATQHDTAGGGGGGQP, encoded by the coding sequence ATGCACAGAATAGCCGCTCTCGTCGCCACGTGTGCCGTCAGCGTCCTCGCCGGCGATGCCGTGCTTTTCAAGAACGGCGCGCGGGTCGAAGTGGAGCGGACCGAGCGCGAAGGCTCCGGCGTCTGGCTCTACGCCAAGTCCGGCATGACCACTCACGTGGAGCTGAGCGAAATCCTCCGCATCGACCCCATCGTGCCGCCCGGCCAGACACCCGCCACGCCGGCGCCGGTGGTCTTCACGCCCCGCGATCAGGACACCGCCACCAAACGCCTAGTCGAGAAAATGGCCGCACGCCACGGAGTGGACCCCGATCTCGTCCACGCCGTTGTCAAGCAGGAATCGAACTACCATGCCAAGGCCGTTTCGAGCGCCGGAGCCATCGGACTCATGCAGCTCATGCCAGGCACCGCCCGCGACCTGGCGGCAGACCCCTGGGTCCCCGAGGAAAACGTCGACGCCGGCGTCCGCTACCTGCGGCAGTTACTCATCAAGTACAAGAACTCACCGAACCAGGTCGCCCTCGCCCTCGCCGCCTACAACGCCGGACCCAACGCCGTTGACCGCTATCGCGGCATTCCGCCCTATCGCGAAACGCGCCAGTACGTCCGCAAAGTGATTCGTAACTACGACGCCGCGCCAGACCGCACCACCCAGCCGGCTCCGGCGTCCGCCACGCAGCACGACACCGCGGGCGGCGGCGGTGGCGGGCAACCGTAG
- a CDS encoding DUF3604 domain-containing protein: MRTPTALITIVLAAAGFWWSRRTTPVAVAQSMPAGLQAFRVTFGERQEQTRDWSGRIELSAGRVLALDAWRFTQGDRVTGADAWTLNVKRGPYETQPHRPKPVNRQERLNTVLQAGIEVTLDAPPTATARLRGPNLNIDIPLARLASGDALRFYDGDVTVQRTPAQSRISSSEAAQNDYPSLAIARDGTRWVVWQAYEDEGDHVWARGGEAAPVRLTADKTDVYRTAVAEDGRGRIHAVWAERSGADWHLQERVWANGSWGARRQITSGRVPNMSHRLVARDDRLALVWVGHTGGVSHVFVSALDGDNWSEPVQVSAGPSAWAPDAAIDSNGNTWIAWDSYRNGNYDIYLRKRDAGGALGPEMQVTKSASFQAHATVATDAQDRVWVAWDESGVNWGKDWSHDDPFRGTVLYSDRRPAVAVFDGAGKWQQPVHDIMRAVPSRYVQFIQNPRLAADGTGRIWMTLEIRTLAGTIRDDYWAANGRWERFVTSLGANGWTPLAPVPLSSSRPEAPLEIVGTARGVALAWTNDNRPPTGPGFYAPVPNRHQVMAGTLGAPGGAGTAMLTDFAETMAQAGAVHADETGDVARVRSYRAAIGEKPLRILRGDFHRHTEISLDGSGDGSVEDYFRYMIDAAAMDTGILGDHNAGNDDEYSWWRTEKAIDLYHIPGRYTPLFGYERSPGYPNGHRNVVFAKRGTRPLAVSAGEHRGADRTGRVLYPYLKKNRGIAMPHSMATGQGTDYGDNDPEVEPLVELYQGYHASYEYEGAPRAESENLRVMIHGAYRPQGFWWKALEKGLKLGVQASSDHIATHNSYTMIYTPDAERESIVESMRSRHAYAATDNIVVDFRAADGGRTYMMGDAFASGSPARLSVRILGTDLLDEVVIVKDGKFVYRSAPGAKEAEFTFNDTAAVERESYYYVRALQRDRNLAWSSPIWVRRP, translated from the coding sequence ATGAGAACTCCGACCGCCCTAATTACCATCGTTCTTGCCGCCGCCGGCTTTTGGTGGAGCCGGCGGACGACGCCTGTCGCTGTGGCACAGTCTATGCCGGCGGGATTGCAGGCGTTCCGCGTGACGTTCGGCGAGCGGCAGGAGCAGACGCGGGACTGGTCCGGGCGCATCGAGTTGAGCGCCGGGCGCGTGCTCGCGCTCGACGCGTGGCGGTTCACCCAGGGCGATCGGGTAACCGGGGCGGACGCGTGGACTCTCAATGTGAAGCGCGGTCCGTATGAAACGCAGCCGCATCGGCCGAAGCCGGTGAACCGGCAGGAGCGATTGAACACGGTGTTGCAGGCGGGGATCGAAGTGACGCTCGACGCGCCGCCCACGGCGACCGCCCGGCTGCGCGGGCCGAACCTGAACATCGATATTCCGCTGGCGCGGCTGGCCTCCGGCGACGCGCTCCGCTTCTACGACGGCGACGTGACGGTACAGCGGACGCCGGCGCAGTCGCGGATCTCGTCGAGCGAAGCGGCGCAGAACGACTATCCTTCGCTTGCGATCGCGCGCGACGGGACGCGGTGGGTGGTTTGGCAGGCGTATGAGGACGAAGGCGACCACGTGTGGGCGCGCGGCGGGGAAGCGGCTCCCGTACGGCTGACGGCGGACAAGACGGACGTTTATCGGACGGCGGTGGCCGAGGACGGGCGCGGGCGGATCCATGCGGTGTGGGCGGAGCGGTCCGGAGCGGATTGGCATCTGCAGGAGCGGGTGTGGGCGAACGGGTCCTGGGGCGCGCGGCGGCAGATCACTAGCGGGCGCGTGCCGAATATGTCGCACCGGCTGGTGGCGCGAGACGACCGGCTGGCGCTGGTTTGGGTAGGGCATACCGGCGGGGTGTCGCACGTGTTCGTGTCGGCGCTCGATGGCGACAACTGGAGCGAGCCGGTGCAGGTGAGCGCGGGGCCGAGCGCGTGGGCGCCGGACGCGGCCATCGATTCGAACGGCAACACGTGGATCGCGTGGGACAGCTACCGGAACGGGAACTACGATATCTACCTGCGGAAGCGGGACGCGGGCGGCGCGCTGGGTCCGGAGATGCAGGTTACCAAGTCCGCGTCGTTCCAGGCGCACGCGACCGTCGCGACCGACGCGCAGGACCGGGTTTGGGTGGCGTGGGACGAATCCGGCGTGAACTGGGGGAAGGACTGGAGCCACGACGATCCGTTTCGCGGGACGGTGCTGTATTCGGATCGGCGGCCGGCGGTGGCGGTGTTCGACGGGGCGGGCAAATGGCAGCAGCCGGTGCACGACATCATGCGGGCCGTGCCATCGCGGTATGTGCAGTTCATCCAGAACCCGCGGCTGGCGGCGGATGGGACTGGGCGCATCTGGATGACGCTCGAGATCCGCACGCTGGCGGGGACGATTCGCGACGACTATTGGGCGGCGAACGGGCGTTGGGAGCGGTTCGTAACGTCGCTGGGGGCGAACGGGTGGACACCGCTCGCGCCGGTGCCGTTGAGCAGCAGCCGTCCCGAGGCGCCGTTGGAGATCGTGGGGACGGCGCGTGGCGTGGCGCTCGCTTGGACGAACGACAATCGGCCTCCGACGGGTCCGGGATTCTATGCGCCGGTGCCGAACCGGCACCAGGTGATGGCGGGGACGCTCGGAGCGCCGGGTGGCGCGGGAACGGCGATGCTGACCGATTTCGCGGAGACGATGGCGCAGGCGGGGGCGGTCCACGCGGACGAGACCGGCGATGTCGCGCGGGTGCGGTCATATCGGGCGGCGATTGGGGAGAAGCCGCTGCGGATTCTGCGCGGGGACTTCCATCGGCACACGGAGATTTCGCTCGATGGGTCCGGCGATGGGTCCGTGGAGGACTACTTCCGGTACATGATCGACGCGGCGGCGATGGACACCGGGATTCTCGGGGATCATAACGCGGGCAACGACGATGAATACTCGTGGTGGCGGACGGAGAAGGCGATCGATCTTTATCACATCCCGGGACGGTACACGCCGCTTTTCGGGTACGAGCGGAGCCCGGGCTATCCGAACGGTCACCGGAACGTCGTGTTCGCGAAGCGTGGGACGCGGCCGCTCGCCGTATCCGCCGGCGAACACAGAGGCGCTGACCGGACGGGGCGGGTGCTGTACCCCTATCTCAAGAAGAACCGCGGGATCGCGATGCCGCACTCGATGGCGACGGGGCAGGGAACCGACTATGGGGACAACGATCCGGAGGTGGAGCCGCTGGTGGAGTTATATCAGGGTTACCACGCGAGTTACGAGTACGAGGGGGCTCCGAGGGCGGAGAGCGAGAACCTGCGGGTGATGATCCACGGGGCGTACCGGCCGCAGGGGTTCTGGTGGAAGGCGCTCGAGAAGGGCCTGAAGCTCGGCGTGCAGGCGAGTTCGGACCATATCGCGACGCATAACTCGTACACGATGATCTATACGCCGGACGCGGAGCGGGAGTCGATTGTGGAGAGCATGCGAAGCCGGCATGCGTATGCGGCGACGGATAACATCGTCGTCGATTTCCGGGCGGCGGATGGCGGGCGGACTTACATGATGGGGGACGCGTTCGCGTCGGGGAGTCCGGCGCGGCTGAGCGTGCGGATTCTAGGGACGGATTTGCTGGACGAGGTGGTAATTGTGAAGGATGGTAAGTTCGTGTACCGGTCGGCGCCGGGGGCGAAGGAGGCGGAGTTCACGTTCAACGATACGGCGGCGGTGGAGCGGGAGAGCTATTACTACGTGCGGGCGTTGCAGCGGGACCGGAACCTGGCGTGGTCGAGCCCGATTTGGGTGCGGCGGCCGTAG